The nucleotide sequence GCTGATGACGTAGTAAAGGTAATAGCAGCAAAAGCAACAATAGAAGTGGATGGAATCTACAAGATGACAAGTGGAGTAACTGATGAAGTGAACAAGATCTTAGGTATCAATAAGATGACTAAGGGAGTAAAGGTTGAAGTAGGAGAAAAAGAGTGTAGTGTAGATGTGCATATAGTTGTAGAGTATGGTTTTCCAATCCCAGTAGTAGCTACTAATGTACAGGAAAATATAATTAAAAATATTACAGAATTGACTGGTCTTAAAGTTGTAGAAGTAAATGTCTATATTCAAGATGTTAAGGTGAAAGAAATTTCAAAAGAAGAAGTAATATTAGACTAGAGGCGTTATACGCCTCTTATAT is from Psychrilyobacter atlanticus DSM 19335 and encodes:
- a CDS encoding Asp23/Gls24 family envelope stress response protein is translated as MSELGNIKIADDVVKVIAAKATIEVDGIYKMTSGVTDEVNKILGINKMTKGVKVEVGEKECSVDVHIVVEYGFPIPVVATNVQENIIKNITELTGLKVVEVNVYIQDVKVKEISKEEVILD